A single Antechinus flavipes isolate AdamAnt ecotype Samford, QLD, Australia chromosome 5, AdamAnt_v2, whole genome shotgun sequence DNA region contains:
- the LOC127537805 gene encoding cell division cycle 5-like protein, which produces MPRILIKGGAWRNTEDEILKAAVMKYGSNQWARIASLLHRKSAKQCKARWTEWLEPSIKKTEWAREEEEKLLHLARILPCQWRAIAAVVGGRTAAQCLQHYERLLDRAAQRDGEEDAADDPRKLRPGDVDPNPESRPARPDPIDMDEDELEMLSEARARLANTQGKKAKRKAREKQLEEARRLAALQKTRELRAAGIELRRKRRKKRGVDYNAEIPFEKKPAPGFHDTSAESLPGLAVDFHTLERRDLDAELRSQRESREREKDRRGWKRKRESDLPAAILQSCGAPEATKKRSKLVLPPPQVSDAELREVVKIGQAWESARQVAEEGGRGNSAASALLPDDYQRAHSRVALSTLRTPVTQDRILQEAQNLMALTNVDTPLKGGLNTPLKESAFSGQTPQKQIVQTPNTVLSALFRTPSQGAEGLTPQGGMAVGPTPGRTPLRDDLHINPEEGWADDSEPSYGKQMERISGEHLRLGFMGLPAPKNDFEIVLPENFEKNQGDQELEETWVEDAADVDAQKQASQDAEREKEFQEMHGAVQKDLPRPSEINETVFKPLDVDTPLTDLQKAEELIKKEMITILNYDILHHPYGEPAGKTKGESIAFAKKSNKHRTCLEHNSYKKFSKDELKKAHDLLTQEMEVVKQGMSHGELSDEAYKQVWEECYSQVLYLPGQRRYTRANLASRKERIESLEKRLEINRAHMSTEAKRAAKMENKLKILLGGYQSRAMRLVNQLNDLGNQIEQVHLELWTFQHLKGHEDSSITRRMEHLKEDIHKQQIREKDLQQRYSDLLLQKEALESKY; this is translated from the coding sequence ATGCCTCGCATCCTGATCAAGGGGGGCGCGTGGAGGAACACGGAGGACGAAATCCTCAAGGCGGCCGTCATGAAGTACGGAAGCAACCAGTGGGCGCGGATCGCCTCCCTGCTGCACCGCAAGTCCGCCAAGCAGTGCAAGGCCCGCTGGACCGAGTGGCTCGAGCCGAGCATCAAGAAGACGGAGTGGgccagggaggaggaagaaaagctgctgcatctggccagaATCCTGCCCTGCCAGTGGCGCGCCATCGCCGCCGTGGTGGGCGGTAGGACGGCCGCGCAGTGCTTGCAGCACTACGAGCGGCTCCTGGACCGAGCTGCCCAAAGGGACGGGGAAGAAGACGCGGCGGACGATCCGCGGAAACTTCGCCCCGGAGACGTCGATCCCAATCCGGAAAGCAGGCCGGCCAGACCCGACCCCATTGACATGGACGAGGACGAGCTGGAAATGCTCTCCGAGGCCAGAGCCCGCCTGGCCAACACGCAGGGAAAGAAGGCCAAGAGGAAGGCCAGGGAGAAACAGCTGGAAGAAGCCAGGCGCCTGGCGGCCCTCCAGAAGACCAGGGAACTGAGGGCGGCTGGCATAGAGCTGcgcaggaaaaggaggaagaagaggggagtcGATTACAACGCCGAAATCCCCTTCGAAAAGAAGCCGGCCCCGGGCTTCCACGACACCTCTGCAGAAAGCCTTCCGGGCCTCGCTGTGGACTTTCACACGCTAGAACGGCGAGATCTCGATGCCGAGCTCAGGTCGCAAAGAGAAAGtcgggagagggagaaagacaggcgaggctggaaaaggaaaagggagtcCGATTTGCCGGCAGCGATTCTTCAAAGTTGCGGAGCCCCAGAAGCGACTAAAAAGAGGAGCAAATTAGTGCTCCCCCCACCCCAGGTTTCAGACGCCGAACTTCGGGAAGTTGTCAAAATTGGCCAAGCCTGGGAAAGCGCCCGGCAGGTGGCCGAGGAAGGGGGCAGAGGGAATTCTGCTGCCAGTGCTCTTTTACCCGACGATTATCAGCGCGCCCACAGTAGGGTGGCTCTGAGCACCCTCAGAACTCCAGTTACTCAAGACCGAATTCTGCAAGAAGCCCAGAACCTGATGGCTCTTACCAACGTGGACACCCCCCTGAAAGGTGGTCTTAATACACCCCTGAAGGAGAGTGCCTTCTCTGGGCAGACCCCTCAAAAACAGATCGTTCAGACGCCAAACACAGTCTTGTCTGCTCTATTCAGGACTCCTTCTCAGGGAGCTGAAGGACTGACACCTCAGGGTGGGATGGCTGTTGGCCCTACCCCAGGCAGAACTCCTCTAAGGGACGATCTTCACATAAATCCCGAAGAGGGATGGGCAGATGACAGCGAGCCCTCCTACGGGAAGCAGATGGAAAGAATATCTGGGGAACATCTCCGGTTAGGCTTCATGGGCCTTCCTGCTCCTAAGAACGACTTTGAGATTGTTCTACCAGAAAATTTTGAGAAGAACCAAGGAGACCAGGAGTTGGAGGAGACTTGGGTAGAAGATGCAGCTGATGTGGACGCTCAAAAGCAGGCTAGCCAAGATGCAGAACGGGAAAAGGAATTCCAAGAAATGCACGGAGCTGTTCAGAAGGATCTGCCAAGACCTTCAGAAATCAATGAAACTGTCTTCAAACCCTTGGATGTAGACACGCCACTAACAGATCTACAGAAAGCTGAAGAACTCATTAAAAAGGAGATGATTACAATACTTAATTATGATATTCTGCATCATCCTTATGGAGAACCAGCTGGAAAGACAAAGGGGGAAAGTATAGCGTTTGCAAAGAAGAGTAACAAACACAGAACTTGCCTAGAACACAACTCTTACAAGAAATTCTCCAAAGATGAACTGAAGAAGGCTCATGACCTTCTGACACAGGAGATGGAAGTAGTCAAGCAAGGAATGAGCCATGGAGAGCTGTCAGATGAGGCTTACAAGCAGGTGTGGGAAGAATGTTACAGTCAAGTTTTATATCTCCCTGGGCAGAGAAGATACACAAGAGCCAACTTGGCTagtagaaaggagagaattgAATCCCTTGAAAAGAGACTGGAGATAAATAGGGCTCACATGAGCACAGAagctaagagagctgcaaaaatggaaaataagttgAAAATTTTGCTGGGTGGCTACCAGTCTCGAGCCATGAGACTGGTGAACCAGTTGAATGACTTAGGGAACCAAATAGAGCAAGTTCACTTGGAGCTCTGGACTTTTCAACATCTAAAGGGACATGAGGATTCATCGATTACCAGGAGGATGGAACATTTAAAAGAAGATATCCATAAGCAGCaaataagagaaaaggacctTCAACAAAGATACTCAGATTTGCTGCTCCAGAAAGAAGCATTAGAGTCAAAATACTGA